The following proteins are encoded in a genomic region of Saccharopolyspora antimicrobica:
- a CDS encoding class I SAM-dependent methyltransferase, with protein MPDAPQELHLDRERAGSFGSVAEQYDRYRLTYPRELIDDLVGLQPAKVLDVGCGTGKPAVALAERGLSVLGVELDERMAQVARSHGVEVQVAAFESWDAAGRAFDLVTCGDAWHWIDPARGFAKAAEVLNVGGTIARFWTSTVLDEAVSAAFDPIYRRYAPDVAQVWRPAPSMQRVHASGADLFERSTAFSPVEMRSYQWEHSFAGEEWVGLAATVSDHQRLGAEPLAALLQALRTRIEELGGSVHSHHETYVLLAQRV; from the coding sequence ATGCCGGATGCACCCCAGGAGCTTCACCTTGATCGCGAGCGGGCCGGGTCATTCGGTTCCGTGGCTGAGCAGTACGACCGCTACCGTCTGACGTACCCCCGCGAACTGATCGACGACCTGGTCGGCTTGCAGCCAGCGAAGGTTCTCGATGTCGGATGTGGCACCGGCAAGCCCGCCGTGGCCCTCGCCGAACGTGGTCTGTCTGTCCTCGGCGTCGAGTTGGACGAGCGGATGGCTCAGGTCGCTCGCAGCCATGGCGTCGAGGTGCAGGTTGCCGCCTTCGAATCATGGGACGCAGCGGGGCGCGCTTTCGACCTCGTCACCTGTGGTGATGCATGGCACTGGATCGACCCCGCACGCGGGTTCGCCAAGGCCGCCGAGGTGCTGAACGTGGGTGGGACCATCGCGCGGTTTTGGACCTCTACGGTGTTGGACGAGGCCGTCAGCGCCGCGTTCGATCCGATCTACCGCAGGTATGCGCCGGACGTCGCACAGGTATGGCGTCCGGCACCGAGCATGCAGCGGGTTCACGCCTCCGGTGCTGACCTCTTCGAACGAAGCACTGCGTTCTCGCCGGTAGAGATGAGGAGTTACCAGTGGGAACATAGCTTCGCCGGCGAGGAATGGGTCGGTCTTGCGGCAACCGTCAGCGATCACCAGCGTCTCGGGGCCGAGCCCCTCGCGGCCTTGCTGCAGGCGCTCCGTACGAGGATCGAAGAGCTCGGCGGCAGTGTTCACTCTCACCATGAGACATACGTTCTGCTCGCCCAGCGGGTCTAG
- a CDS encoding sulfotransferase family protein, which yields MTAQLHVDDLLAAARDKAGLSEFGDDWFLEPLGVLVSALNEEARLSGLGAEMTRRRLTALLVDRLRLRALQREHPEILDVEPVVAGVICGLPRTGSTLLHRLLATSPKLTATLSWETSYPVPFPGEGPDAPERKHRAQQRMRAFLELSPDFGDIHTVQWDGPEEEVILVDRSFTSMSFDSFYWVPRYGDWLRAADQRKAYAELRQWLQVLQWQDPARAGKRWVLKSPHHLTAVDTVLDTFDGCRIVMTHRSPLRAVPSYASMVRTMSAQYSDATDPVAIGRYWSERFATCLRDFGAVRAKRPERFVDVRFDTMLTEPVAGARRVLEALGLPADEADDAAFESYVERDRRERHAAHSYTAADFGLSPEQLSRDFAFYQEGFS from the coding sequence ACGACCTGCTGGCCGCCGCGCGGGACAAGGCCGGACTGTCCGAGTTCGGCGACGACTGGTTCCTCGAACCCCTCGGAGTGCTGGTGAGCGCGCTCAACGAGGAGGCGCGGCTGTCCGGGCTCGGCGCGGAGATGACCCGCCGCAGGCTCACCGCGCTGCTGGTGGACCGGCTGCGGCTGCGCGCCCTGCAACGCGAGCACCCGGAGATCCTCGACGTCGAGCCGGTGGTGGCCGGGGTGATCTGCGGCCTGCCGCGCACCGGCTCGACGCTGCTGCACCGGCTGCTGGCCACCTCGCCGAAGCTGACCGCCACGCTGTCCTGGGAGACGTCCTACCCGGTCCCGTTCCCCGGCGAAGGACCGGACGCACCCGAGCGCAAGCACCGCGCTCAGCAGCGCATGCGGGCATTCCTGGAACTCTCGCCGGACTTCGGCGACATCCACACCGTGCAGTGGGACGGTCCGGAGGAGGAGGTGATCCTCGTCGACCGGTCGTTCACCTCGATGAGCTTCGACTCGTTCTACTGGGTGCCCCGCTACGGCGACTGGCTGCGCGCCGCCGACCAGCGCAAAGCCTACGCGGAGCTGCGCCAGTGGCTGCAGGTGCTGCAGTGGCAGGACCCGGCGCGGGCGGGCAAGCGGTGGGTGCTGAAGTCGCCGCACCACCTGACCGCGGTGGACACCGTGCTGGACACCTTCGACGGCTGCCGGATCGTCATGACGCACCGCTCGCCGCTGCGCGCGGTGCCGTCCTACGCCTCGATGGTGCGCACGATGTCCGCGCAGTACAGCGACGCGACCGATCCCGTTGCGATCGGCCGGTACTGGAGCGAGCGGTTCGCCACCTGCCTGCGGGATTTCGGCGCGGTGCGGGCGAAGCGGCCGGAGCGGTTCGTCGACGTCCGGTTCGACACCATGCTGACCGAGCCGGTCGCCGGCGCCCGCCGCGTGCTGGAGGCGCTGGGCCTGCCCGCCGACGAGGCCGACGACGCCGCGTTCGAGTCCTATGTGGAGCGCGATCGCCGGGAGCGGCACGCGGCCCACTCCTACACCGCGGCGGACTTCGGGCTCTCGCCCGAGCAGCTGAGCCGGGATTTCGCGTTCTACCAGGAAGGGTTCTCATGA
- a CDS encoding SDR family oxidoreductase, with translation MMLDGEVVVISGVGPGLGARLAAGAAAQGAKVVLAARSTEVVDQEVRRITDLGGEALGVSCDVRKPDEADALVAAAVERFGAITGLVNSAYGHPGFGDLLDAPEKALRRSMDIILFGALNMTRAVVPQMRAAGRGSVVNIGTMTTRKPMRGDGGYAVAKAAMTAATRSLALELGEHGIRVNQAAMGWLDGPGVRFHLKMTAEQRGISEQEVYDEIAARNPLGRIPTDEDCTGPVLFLLSRHASEVTGATLDVNGGEYMPA, from the coding sequence ATGATGCTCGACGGCGAAGTGGTGGTCATCTCCGGCGTCGGCCCCGGACTGGGCGCCCGGCTGGCGGCAGGTGCCGCGGCCCAGGGCGCGAAGGTCGTGCTGGCGGCCCGGTCGACGGAAGTGGTCGACCAGGAGGTGCGGAGGATCACCGACCTCGGCGGCGAAGCGCTCGGCGTCTCCTGCGACGTCCGAAAGCCCGACGAGGCCGACGCGCTGGTGGCGGCCGCCGTCGAGCGGTTCGGCGCGATCACCGGGCTGGTCAACTCCGCCTACGGCCACCCCGGTTTCGGCGACCTGCTCGACGCCCCGGAGAAGGCCCTCCGCCGCTCCATGGACATCATCCTGTTCGGCGCCCTGAACATGACCCGCGCCGTGGTCCCGCAGATGAGGGCGGCCGGCCGCGGATCGGTGGTCAACATCGGCACGATGACCACCCGCAAGCCGATGCGCGGCGACGGCGGCTACGCGGTCGCCAAAGCGGCGATGACGGCGGCGACCCGCTCGCTCGCGCTGGAGCTCGGCGAGCACGGCATCCGGGTCAACCAGGCGGCCATGGGCTGGCTGGACGGACCCGGCGTGCGGTTCCACCTGAAGATGACCGCCGAGCAGCGGGGCATTTCGGAGCAGGAGGTCTACGACGAGATCGCCGCGCGCAACCCGCTCGGCCGCATCCCGACGGACGAGGACTGCACGGGCCCGGTGCTTTTCCTGCTGTCCCGCCACGCCTCCGAGGTCACGGGAGCGACGCTGGACGTCAACGGCGGCGAGTACATGCCGGCATGA
- a CDS encoding alpha/beta fold hydrolase codes for MTDVATAANHSCDQNSISRLPLHDLAGFTHRWVDAEGIRLHAVEGGQPTGPVVVLLAGFPQTWWAWRKAMPGLAERFHVIAIDLPGQGHSDRPHDSYDTHTVASRVQAAVAALNVPKYWLVAHDIGAWVAFSLALKYEERLHGVALLDAGIPGITLPEAIPTDPAQAWKTWHFAFHLVPDLPETLLAGRERAYVDWFLQVKALSPNTFDSAEIDHYAAAVAAEGGLRASLAYYRDAAESARKNHDALGRQHLTVPVLGISSSHGSIPDMAASISPWADNATGVVIPDAGHFIPDEQPDAVVDALTAFIDRERVG; via the coding sequence ATGACTGATGTTGCAACCGCCGCGAACCACTCTTGCGACCAGAACTCGATCTCCAGGTTGCCGCTGCACGATCTCGCGGGATTCACCCACCGCTGGGTCGATGCGGAAGGCATCCGGCTTCATGCCGTGGAAGGCGGGCAGCCGACCGGCCCGGTCGTCGTCCTGCTCGCCGGATTCCCGCAGACCTGGTGGGCTTGGCGCAAAGCGATGCCGGGCCTTGCCGAGCGATTCCACGTGATCGCAATCGACCTGCCAGGACAAGGCCACTCCGACCGCCCTCATGACAGCTACGACACGCACACCGTCGCTTCGCGCGTCCAGGCTGCGGTGGCTGCGCTCAACGTGCCGAAGTACTGGCTCGTCGCCCACGACATCGGGGCCTGGGTCGCCTTCTCGCTAGCCCTGAAGTACGAAGAGCGCCTGCACGGTGTCGCTCTGCTCGACGCCGGCATTCCCGGAATCACCCTCCCGGAGGCCATCCCCACGGATCCCGCCCAGGCCTGGAAGACCTGGCACTTCGCGTTCCACCTGGTGCCCGATCTTCCCGAGACGCTGCTCGCCGGTCGCGAGCGTGCCTACGTCGACTGGTTCTTGCAGGTCAAAGCACTGTCCCCGAACACGTTCGACAGCGCCGAGATCGACCATTACGCTGCCGCTGTGGCGGCCGAGGGCGGTCTCCGAGCGTCTCTCGCCTACTACCGCGATGCCGCGGAATCGGCGCGCAAGAATCATGACGCTCTTGGACGACAGCACTTGACCGTCCCGGTCCTGGGCATCTCCAGCTCCCATGGCTCGATCCCCGACATGGCCGCTTCCATCAGCCCCTGGGCGGACAACGCGACAGGCGTCGTCATCCCAGATGCCGGACACTTCATTCCTGACGAGCAGCCCGACGCGGTTGTGGACGCGTTGACCGCGTTCATCGATCGCGAACGTGTGGGGTAG
- a CDS encoding LLM class flavin-dependent oxidoreductase, with amino-acid sequence MRLSVLDTSPIVQGSTARQALHNTVDLARFADSLGYHRYWVPEHHGMRGVASCAPAVLVARIADATERIRVGSGGVLLPNHAPLIVAEQFGTLEALHLGRIDLGLGRASGGPPRAAAAVRGAQTSAPFAERLHELLGYFEPAAGAVTAVPAVGNRPQVWILGSSTASAELAGATGLPYAFAHHLNPGGLDAVQLYRDSFRPSPVAAEPQVLVSASVIAADTDEHAEWLAGSTRLKVLSRTRGNRILLPSPQDAAAHPYTSDDREEIAARRHEVVVGSPATVRAELDAVLTATGADELMVTTPVYDHAERRRSYELLSALFD; translated from the coding sequence GTGCGGTTGTCCGTTCTGGACACTTCGCCGATCGTGCAGGGATCGACGGCGCGGCAGGCCTTGCACAACACCGTCGACCTGGCCCGGTTCGCCGATTCGCTCGGCTACCACCGGTACTGGGTTCCCGAGCACCACGGCATGCGGGGCGTCGCCAGCTGCGCTCCTGCCGTGCTGGTGGCCCGGATCGCCGACGCCACCGAGCGCATCCGGGTCGGGTCCGGCGGAGTTCTGCTGCCCAACCACGCACCGCTGATCGTCGCCGAGCAGTTCGGGACGCTGGAGGCGCTGCACCTGGGGCGGATCGATCTCGGGCTCGGCCGCGCCTCGGGAGGTCCGCCGCGTGCCGCTGCCGCAGTCCGGGGCGCGCAGACCTCCGCGCCCTTCGCCGAGCGGCTGCACGAGCTGCTCGGCTACTTCGAACCGGCGGCGGGAGCCGTCACCGCGGTGCCCGCGGTCGGAAACCGGCCGCAGGTGTGGATTCTCGGTTCGAGCACCGCCAGCGCCGAGCTCGCGGGCGCGACCGGCCTGCCCTACGCCTTCGCCCACCACCTCAACCCCGGAGGGCTCGACGCCGTCCAGCTCTACCGGGACTCCTTCCGGCCCTCTCCGGTGGCGGCGGAGCCGCAGGTGCTCGTCAGCGCGTCGGTCATCGCGGCGGACACCGATGAGCACGCCGAATGGCTCGCCGGGTCAACGCGTTTGAAGGTGCTAAGCCGCACGCGGGGCAACCGGATACTCCTGCCCAGCCCGCAGGACGCCGCAGCTCATCCCTACACCTCCGACGACCGCGAGGAGATCGCAGCGCGCCGCCACGAGGTCGTGGTCGGCTCGCCCGCCACCGTGCGCGCCGAGCTCGACGCCGTGCTCACCGCCACCGGCGCGGACGAGCTCATGGTGACCACCCCGGTGTACGACCACGCCGAGCGGCGCCGGTCCTACGAGCTGTTGAGCGCGCTCTTCGACTAG
- a CDS encoding lactonase family protein: MAAAATRETVITMNGAREIGRAGFLRLVGLGIAAVGAGSALPAREAAAGAPRPLPVYSGNFSSAIELAELDLASGKLTGTGSVSGVDSPAFLIGNADGTRVYAVNDIDEGRVTALSVGPDGGLTVLGSQPSHAVMPTHLAIHPGGEHLIVANYGSGSTAVFPILPDGALGPQTDLVQYEGSGPVPGRQEGPHAHMVVITPDGRSVLVPDLGTDTIHVHSLDTGTGKLETLGGTRLAPGSGPRHLVFHPDAPFLYVADELDSTVTVCAYDADRAAITPGQVISTVPPSAPDNFPAEILISADGRFVYVSNRGHDSIARFAVEAGGQRLRLLDTVPCGGRWPRHIAITPDGRWMHASNQYSNTITAFRVDAESGALSPVGEPFPTPSPVCLLHGGAR; the protein is encoded by the coding sequence GTGGCAGCTGCTGCGACGCGGGAAACGGTGATCACGATGAACGGTGCCCGGGAGATCGGCCGGGCCGGGTTCCTCCGGCTGGTAGGGCTCGGAATCGCCGCGGTCGGTGCGGGCTCGGCCCTACCGGCGCGGGAGGCCGCCGCTGGCGCTCCGCGCCCGCTCCCGGTCTACAGCGGGAACTTCAGCTCCGCCATCGAGCTGGCTGAGCTTGACCTCGCCAGCGGGAAGCTGACCGGCACCGGATCGGTGTCCGGTGTGGACAGTCCAGCGTTCCTGATCGGCAACGCGGACGGCACCCGGGTGTACGCGGTCAACGACATCGACGAGGGCAGGGTGACGGCCCTGTCGGTCGGCCCGGACGGCGGGCTGACCGTGCTCGGCAGCCAGCCCTCCCACGCCGTGATGCCCACGCACCTGGCGATACATCCCGGTGGGGAGCACCTGATCGTGGCCAACTACGGCAGCGGCAGCACCGCGGTCTTCCCGATCCTGCCCGACGGCGCGCTCGGCCCGCAGACCGATCTGGTGCAGTACGAGGGCAGCGGCCCGGTGCCCGGCCGCCAGGAGGGCCCGCACGCGCACATGGTCGTCATCACGCCGGACGGGCGCTCCGTGCTGGTGCCCGACCTCGGCACCGACACCATCCACGTGCACAGCCTGGACACCGGCACCGGAAAGCTCGAAACCCTCGGTGGAACGCGGTTGGCGCCCGGCTCGGGGCCGCGGCACCTGGTCTTCCACCCGGACGCCCCGTTCCTCTACGTGGCGGACGAACTCGACTCCACCGTGACGGTCTGCGCCTACGACGCCGACCGCGCGGCGATCACGCCCGGTCAGGTGATCTCCACCGTTCCGCCGAGTGCGCCGGACAACTTCCCCGCCGAGATCCTGATCTCGGCCGACGGCCGGTTCGTCTACGTCTCGAACCGGGGGCACGACAGCATCGCCCGGTTCGCCGTGGAAGCGGGCGGGCAGCGCCTGCGCCTGCTGGACACCGTGCCGTGCGGTGGTCGGTGGCCCCGGCACATCGCCATCACGCCGGACGGCCGGTGGATGCACGCGAGCAACCAGTACTCGAACACGATCACGGCCTTCCGGGTGGACGCGGAGAGCGGAGCGCTCTCCCCGGTGGGAGAACCGTTCCCGACGCCGAGCCCGGTCTGCCTCCTCCACGGCGGAGCCCGCTAG
- a CDS encoding IS630 family transposase: MAEPVKVRRLTDQEGQRWQQIVRRGSTSSVRYRRAMMILASAGGNRVPVIAQLVQTDEDTVREVLHRSNEIGLACPDPQWAEGRPRLLSPDQEDLVVATATTRPTKLDQPFTRWSIRKLAAYLRTTTGGAIRIGREALRCLLARRGITFQRTKTWKESTDPDRDAKLDRIEHVIENFPDRTFAFDEFGPLGIRLTGETCWAEQGRPDRVAATYHRTHGVTYFHGCYSIGEDTLWGVNRQRKGTVNTLAALKSIPAARPDGAPIYVILDNLSAHTGPVIRRWAKRAKVRLCFTPTNASWANPIEAHFGPLRQFTLANSQHPNHTGQTRALHAYLRWRNANARHPDVLAAQRKERARIRSEKGIRWGGRSLTAAA; encoded by the coding sequence GTGGCCGAACCGGTGAAAGTGCGCAGGCTGACCGACCAGGAAGGCCAGCGGTGGCAGCAGATCGTGCGTCGAGGCAGTACCAGTTCGGTGCGCTACCGGCGGGCAATGATGATCCTGGCCTCGGCCGGCGGCAACCGCGTGCCGGTCATCGCGCAACTGGTCCAGACCGATGAGGACACTGTCCGGGAGGTGCTCCACCGATCCAACGAGATCGGCCTGGCCTGCCCGGACCCTCAGTGGGCGGAAGGCCGTCCCCGCCTGCTCAGTCCTGACCAGGAAGACCTCGTCGTGGCGACGGCCACCACCCGCCCGACGAAACTCGACCAGCCGTTCACCCGCTGGTCGATCCGCAAACTCGCCGCCTACCTGCGCACCACCACCGGCGGAGCGATCCGGATCGGCCGCGAGGCCCTGCGCTGCCTGCTTGCCCGCCGCGGCATCACCTTCCAGCGCACCAAAACCTGGAAAGAATCCACCGATCCCGACCGGGACGCCAAACTCGACCGCATCGAGCACGTGATCGAAAACTTCCCGGATCGCACGTTCGCCTTCGACGAGTTCGGGCCACTGGGCATCCGCCTGACCGGCGAGACCTGCTGGGCCGAACAAGGCCGGCCCGACCGAGTAGCGGCAACCTACCATCGTACCCACGGCGTCACGTACTTCCATGGCTGCTACTCGATCGGCGAGGACACCCTGTGGGGTGTCAACCGCCAACGCAAGGGCACCGTCAACACCCTGGCAGCGTTGAAATCGATCCCGGCCGCGCGCCCGGACGGCGCCCCGATCTACGTCATCCTCGACAACCTGTCCGCCCACACCGGACCCGTGATCCGCCGATGGGCCAAGCGCGCCAAGGTCCGCTTGTGCTTCACCCCGACCAACGCCTCCTGGGCCAACCCAATCGAAGCGCATTTCGGACCGCTGCGGCAGTTCACCCTGGCCAACTCGCAACACCCCAACCACACCGGGCAAACCCGCGCGCTGCACGCCTATCTGCGGTGGCGCAACGCCAACGCCCGCCACCCCGACGTCCTCGCCGCGCAACGCAAGGAACGCGCCCGCATCCGCAGCGAGAAAGGCATCCGCTGGGGAGGCCGCTCCCTGACGGCCGCAGCCTGA
- a CDS encoding TetR/AcrR family transcriptional regulator → MAGKKQFDVDTALDAAMVQFWRAGYADTSLDDLSRATGLNRSSIYSSLGDKDSLYLRCLDRYATRYGDRYDRALSRASEEPLRAIREFFEVTLKRIADPDLPDGCLVAQTAMATPVLSSTIAARAIEALGFQRARLRTALNAAKLADSDADDLAVHIAAVNQSLAVMSRAGASQEQLRAIVDISMNALSQALHARS, encoded by the coding sequence ATGGCCGGGAAGAAGCAGTTCGACGTGGACACCGCGCTCGATGCGGCGATGGTCCAGTTCTGGCGAGCCGGGTACGCCGACACATCTCTCGACGACCTCTCCAGGGCGACCGGGTTGAACCGCAGTTCCATCTACTCCTCGCTCGGCGACAAGGACTCGCTCTACCTGCGCTGCCTGGACCGCTACGCCACGCGCTACGGGGACAGGTACGACCGGGCCCTCTCAAGGGCATCTGAAGAGCCACTGCGGGCGATACGGGAGTTCTTCGAAGTCACGCTGAAGCGCATCGCCGACCCCGATCTGCCGGACGGATGCCTGGTCGCCCAAACCGCGATGGCGACACCGGTGCTGAGCTCCACCATCGCCGCGCGCGCGATCGAAGCTCTGGGCTTCCAGCGTGCGCGGCTGCGGACCGCCTTGAACGCCGCGAAGTTGGCCGACAGCGACGCCGACGACTTGGCCGTTCACATCGCGGCGGTCAACCAGTCGCTGGCCGTGATGAGCAGGGCCGGGGCGAGTCAGGAACAGCTCCGCGCGATAGTCGACATCAGCATGAACGCGCTCTCGCAGGCGTTGCACGCCCGGAGCTAG
- a CDS encoding VOC family protein, with amino-acid sequence MASVKQVQITFDCAEPERVARFWCEVLGYVAPPPPEGFATWDEFNLSLPPENRDSWFACSDPTGAGPRLYFQRVPEGKVVKNRVHVDVRAGIGLVGEERLAVLEAECARLVALGATRVRLLAADEENESCIVMQDIEGNEFCLD; translated from the coding sequence ATGGCGTCGGTGAAGCAGGTGCAGATCACGTTCGACTGCGCGGAACCCGAGCGGGTCGCCCGGTTCTGGTGCGAGGTGCTGGGTTACGTCGCGCCTCCGCCACCGGAGGGTTTCGCCACCTGGGACGAGTTCAACCTCTCGCTCCCGCCCGAGAATCGGGATTCGTGGTTCGCCTGCTCGGATCCCACGGGCGCGGGCCCGCGGCTGTACTTCCAGCGGGTGCCCGAGGGCAAGGTCGTCAAGAACCGGGTGCACGTCGACGTGCGGGCCGGCATCGGCCTCGTGGGCGAGGAACGCCTCGCCGTGCTCGAAGCCGAGTGCGCACGGCTGGTGGCGCTCGGCGCGACCCGCGTGCGGCTGCTGGCCGCCGATGAGGAGAACGAGTCGTGCATCGTGATGCAGGACATCGAGGGCAACGAGTTCTGCTTGGACTGA
- a CDS encoding methyltransferase: protein MGSSILAMAELATPMAIRVAATLGLVERAGGAGATAEQLAAGTGTAAPALRLMLDHLVSAGVFELDAGRYRPTELGLQMREDAPEGIKPLLDINSAGGRAELAFAELLGTITTGAPAYEHRYGRDFWADLDAHPHLRRSFDAQMSWRFKTQAAQIAARFDWSRFARVLDVGGGDGNLLAEILRAHPAVRGQVLDLAPTAAAAADRFAAAGLDDRADAVPGSFFDPLPAGADAYVLSDILHDWDDDQAREILARCRRAAAPDATVVVIEPVLGPGTSTAINLFMLMCFGGRERTVDELTALAAETGLELQSATEVSDERTALEFRIAPQPAGTR, encoded by the coding sequence GTGGGCTCGTCGATCCTCGCCATGGCAGAACTGGCCACACCGATGGCCATCCGGGTGGCCGCCACGCTCGGCCTGGTGGAACGCGCTGGCGGGGCGGGCGCGACCGCCGAGCAGCTCGCCGCCGGGACCGGGACCGCCGCGCCCGCGCTGCGGCTGATGCTCGATCACCTGGTCTCCGCCGGAGTCTTCGAACTCGACGCGGGCCGCTACCGGCCGACCGAGCTCGGCCTGCAGATGCGCGAGGACGCCCCGGAAGGCATCAAGCCGCTGCTCGACATCAACAGCGCCGGCGGGCGCGCCGAGCTCGCCTTCGCCGAACTACTCGGGACGATCACCACCGGCGCTCCCGCCTACGAGCACCGGTACGGCCGCGACTTCTGGGCCGACCTGGACGCCCACCCGCACCTGCGCCGCTCGTTCGACGCGCAGATGTCCTGGCGGTTCAAGACCCAGGCCGCGCAGATCGCCGCGCGCTTCGACTGGAGCCGCTTCGCCCGCGTCCTCGACGTCGGCGGCGGTGACGGGAACCTGCTCGCGGAGATCCTGCGCGCCCACCCCGCCGTCCGCGGCCAGGTGCTGGACCTGGCGCCGACGGCCGCCGCGGCTGCCGACCGGTTCGCGGCAGCTGGGCTCGACGACCGGGCCGACGCCGTTCCCGGCAGCTTCTTCGACCCGCTGCCCGCGGGCGCCGACGCCTACGTCCTGTCCGACATCCTGCACGACTGGGACGACGACCAGGCGCGGGAGATCCTCGCCAGGTGCCGCCGGGCCGCGGCACCGGACGCGACCGTGGTGGTGATCGAGCCGGTGCTCGGACCGGGCACGAGCACGGCGATCAACCTGTTCATGCTGATGTGCTTCGGCGGCCGGGAGCGCACGGTCGACGAGTTGACCGCCCTGGCGGCCGAAACCGGCCTCGAACTCCAGAGCGCGACCGAGGTCTCCGACGAACGCACCGCCCTGGAGTTCCGCATCGCGCCGCAGCCAGCGGGAACTCGCTGA
- a CDS encoding DUF4097 family beta strand repeat-containing protein, whose product MQNFDTPAPISAFLNVPAGCVRFIAADRADTTVEILPVNTEKSRDVKAAEQTTVEYRDGVLRIEAPTKPQILGPSGCIEVTVELPAGSRVEAKAAAAELRTAGRLGDVAFDGAHGTVALDEVASLRLTAHAGDISVGRLNGPADISNQQGDIRIAEAVRGAVVLRTESGSISVGAAHGVSACLDAGTSQGRIRNALMNTEGADAQLDIRATTAYGDISAHSLPSTAAEQAQPVS is encoded by the coding sequence ATGCAGAACTTCGACACCCCCGCCCCGATCTCCGCCTTCCTGAACGTCCCCGCCGGATGCGTCCGGTTCATCGCCGCCGACCGAGCCGACACCACGGTCGAGATCCTCCCGGTGAACACCGAGAAGAGCCGCGACGTGAAGGCGGCGGAGCAGACCACGGTCGAATACCGCGACGGCGTCCTGCGGATCGAGGCACCGACGAAGCCCCAGATCCTCGGCCCGTCCGGGTGCATCGAGGTGACGGTCGAGCTGCCCGCCGGGTCGCGGGTCGAGGCGAAGGCCGCCGCCGCCGAGCTTCGTACCGCGGGACGGCTCGGCGACGTCGCCTTCGACGGCGCGCACGGCACGGTCGCGCTCGACGAGGTCGCGAGCCTCCGCCTCACCGCACATGCCGGTGACATCTCGGTCGGCCGCCTGAACGGCCCTGCCGACATCAGCAACCAGCAGGGCGACATCCGCATCGCGGAGGCCGTGCGCGGCGCAGTCGTGCTGCGCACCGAGTCCGGCTCCATCTCCGTCGGTGCCGCCCACGGCGTCTCGGCCTGCCTGGACGCCGGCACCTCCCAGGGCCGGATCCGCAACGCGCTCATGAACACCGAAGGTGCCGACGCCCAGCTCGACATCCGCGCGACCACCGCTTACGGCGACATCTCCGCCCACAGCCTCCCGAGCACCGCCGCCGAGCAGGCGCAGCCCGTGAGCTGA
- a CDS encoding SRPBCC domain-containing protein: protein MSSTAPTPPGHTTIESVTVEIGAPARFVWDVLVDYPGYDRWNPFTVHVETSLEIGSPIALTLPNADGSAGTFVSREHIRAVEPPHHLRYDTGEEIPGIFSVRDQWIEPLGENRCSYRTVNTFSGEHAEAMLETMGPWLKAGFDSVARALRKRAEELWSA from the coding sequence ATGAGCAGCACTGCGCCAACCCCGCCCGGCCACACCACGATCGAATCGGTCACCGTCGAGATCGGCGCGCCCGCCCGGTTCGTGTGGGACGTGCTCGTCGACTATCCCGGCTACGACCGGTGGAATCCCTTCACGGTGCACGTGGAGACCTCGCTGGAGATCGGATCACCGATCGCGCTCACCCTGCCGAACGCGGACGGCTCGGCGGGCACGTTCGTCAGCCGCGAGCACATCCGCGCCGTCGAACCGCCGCACCACCTGCGCTACGACACCGGCGAGGAGATCCCCGGCATCTTCTCGGTCCGCGACCAGTGGATCGAGCCGCTCGGCGAGAACCGCTGCAGCTACCGCACCGTCAACACGTTCAGCGGCGAGCACGCGGAGGCGATGCTGGAGACGATGGGCCCGTGGCTCAAGGCCGGATTCGACTCCGTCGCCCGCGCGTTGCGGAAGCGGGCCGAAGAGCTCTGGTCAGCGTGA